The following are encoded in a window of Streptomyces sp. SAT1 genomic DNA:
- a CDS encoding DUF5703 family protein — MPEYEFVDVFVPRGVSRNETTRLLTDHAEYGHWELYRLSLLRDGSRRVRLRRRIIRQVRATW; from the coding sequence ATGCCGGAATACGAATTTGTCGACGTGTTCGTCCCGCGTGGGGTGTCCCGCAACGAGACGACACGTCTGCTGACCGACCATGCCGAGTACGGACACTGGGAGTTGTACCGCCTGAGCCTGCTGCGCGACGGCAGCCGCCGGGTGCGGCTGCGGCGGCGGATCATCCGCCAGGTGCGCGCCACCTGGTGA
- a CDS encoding chaplin — protein MRQVTRKGLMTVAAATGVLAAASGAAHADAGATGTAAGSPGVLSGNTVQVPVHVPVNICGNTVNVVGLLNPAMGNKCANGGEGSGTSGGHGGHGGHGHGGTGHGGSGHGGSSHGGSGGGAQAGGHTGGSPGVGSGNQVQVPIDVPVNVCGNSVDVIGVGNAAFGDTCANPGGPGGHPTPPGHGNPPGHPGTPGHPGTPGHPGHPGHPGTPGHPGTPGHPGTPTSPPVTGSRTPSGAVHINQPAPQTATPPRASGQLAHTGSELPLGLALPIGAGALLAGAVLYRRARASA, from the coding sequence ATGCGACAGGTCACCCGCAAGGGCCTGATGACCGTGGCCGCCGCCACCGGCGTGCTCGCCGCGGCGAGCGGAGCCGCGCACGCCGACGCGGGCGCCACCGGCACCGCGGCCGGCTCGCCGGGCGTGCTGTCCGGCAACACGGTGCAGGTGCCGGTGCACGTGCCCGTGAACATCTGCGGCAACACCGTGAACGTCGTCGGGCTGCTCAACCCGGCGATGGGCAACAAGTGCGCCAACGGCGGCGAGGGCAGCGGCACGTCCGGCGGGCACGGCGGGCACGGAGGGCACGGCCACGGAGGGACGGGGCACGGCGGAAGCGGTCACGGCGGGAGCAGCCACGGCGGCTCCGGCGGCGGTGCGCAGGCCGGCGGCCACACCGGGGGGTCACCGGGCGTGGGCTCCGGCAACCAGGTCCAGGTGCCGATCGACGTCCCCGTGAACGTCTGCGGCAACAGCGTCGACGTCATCGGCGTGGGCAACGCGGCCTTCGGCGACACCTGCGCCAACCCGGGCGGCCCCGGCGGTCACCCCACGCCTCCGGGTCACGGCAACCCGCCCGGCCACCCGGGCACTCCGGGCCACCCCGGCACGCCCGGACATCCGGGGCACCCCGGTCACCCTGGCACTCCCGGCCACCCCGGCACCCCGGGCCACCCGGGCACGCCCACCAGTCCGCCCGTCACGGGCAGCCGGACGCCCAGCGGAGCGGTGCACATCAACCAGCCCGCCCCGCAGACCGCGACCCCGCCCCGGGCGAGCGGCCAACTCGCGCACACCGGCAGTGAGCTGCCCCTGGGCCTCGCCCTGCCGATCGGCGCCGGAGCGCTGCTGGCGGGCGCGGTGCTGTACCGCAGGGCGCGCGCCTCGGCCTGA
- the chpH gene encoding chaplin ChpH, which translates to MIKKVVAAAVATGGLVLAGAGLAAADSGAQGAAVQSPGVVSGNVIQVPVHVPVNVCGNTISVIGLLNPAFGNACVNK; encoded by the coding sequence ATGATCAAGAAGGTCGTCGCTGCCGCGGTTGCCACCGGTGGGCTGGTCCTCGCGGGCGCGGGCCTGGCCGCCGCCGACTCCGGAGCCCAGGGTGCCGCCGTGCAGTCCCCGGGCGTCGTCTCCGGCAACGTCATCCAGGTGCCCGTGCACGTGCCGGTGAACGTCTGCGGCAACACGATCTCGGTGATCGGGCTGCTGAACCCCGCCTTCGGCAACGCCTGCGTCAACAAGTGA
- a CDS encoding M20/M25/M40 family metallo-hydrolase: MSETDTARGVTGEDEVVDLCRELIQIDTSNYGDHSGPGERKAAEYVAEKLAEVGLEPKIFESHPGRASTVARIAGEDPSRPALLIHGHTDVVPANADDWTHHPFSGEVADGCVWGRGAVDMKDMDAMTLAVVRDRLRSGRRPPRDIVLAFLADEEAGGTYGARYLVDRHPDLFEGVTEAISEVGGFSFTVSEQRRLYLIQTAEKGMHWMKLTVAGTAGHGSMIHRDNAITELSDAVARLGRHEFPVRVTKTTRAFLDELGDALGTELDPENMEGTLAKLGGIAKLIGATLSNTANPTQMGAGYKVNVIPGEATAHVDGRFLPGFEEEFLADLDRILGPRVKREDVHADKAVETTFDGPLVAAMQSALVAEDPAAKAIPYMLSGGTDAKSFDDLGIRGFGFAPLKLPPELDFAGMFHGVDERVPVDGLRFGVRVLDRFIDAS, from the coding sequence GTGAGCGAGACGGACACGGCCAGGGGCGTCACCGGCGAGGACGAGGTCGTGGACCTCTGCCGCGAGCTGATCCAGATCGACACCAGCAACTACGGCGACCACTCGGGCCCCGGCGAGCGCAAGGCCGCCGAGTACGTCGCCGAGAAGCTCGCCGAGGTGGGCCTCGAACCGAAGATCTTCGAGTCCCACCCCGGCCGCGCCTCGACCGTGGCGCGGATCGCGGGCGAGGACCCGTCCCGGCCCGCACTGCTCATCCACGGCCACACCGACGTCGTACCGGCCAACGCCGACGACTGGACGCACCACCCCTTCTCCGGGGAGGTCGCGGACGGCTGCGTGTGGGGCCGGGGCGCGGTGGACATGAAGGACATGGACGCGATGACGCTGGCGGTCGTGCGCGACCGGCTGCGCAGCGGGCGCCGGCCGCCCCGGGACATCGTGCTCGCCTTCCTCGCCGACGAGGAGGCGGGCGGCACGTACGGCGCCCGGTACCTGGTCGACCGCCACCCGGACCTCTTCGAGGGCGTCACGGAGGCGATCAGCGAGGTCGGCGGCTTCTCCTTCACGGTCAGTGAGCAGCGGCGGCTGTATCTGATCCAGACGGCCGAGAAGGGCATGCACTGGATGAAGCTGACCGTGGCCGGCACCGCGGGCCACGGGTCGATGATCCACCGGGACAACGCGATCACCGAACTGTCCGACGCCGTCGCCCGGCTCGGCCGGCACGAGTTCCCGGTGCGGGTCACCAAGACCACCCGGGCCTTCCTCGACGAACTCGGCGACGCGCTCGGCACCGAGCTGGACCCGGAGAACATGGAGGGGACCCTCGCCAAGCTGGGCGGCATCGCCAAGCTCATCGGCGCGACCCTGAGCAACACCGCCAACCCGACCCAGATGGGCGCCGGATACAAGGTCAACGTCATCCCGGGCGAGGCGACCGCGCATGTCGACGGACGCTTCCTGCCGGGCTTCGAGGAGGAGTTCCTGGCCGATCTGGACCGGATCCTCGGCCCCCGGGTCAAGCGCGAGGACGTGCACGCCGACAAGGCCGTGGAGACCACGTTCGACGGGCCGCTGGTGGCGGCGATGCAGTCCGCGCTGGTGGCCGAGGACCCGGCCGCGAAGGCCATCCCGTACATGCTCTCCGGCGGCACGGACGCCAAGTCCTTCGACGACCTGGGGATCCGGGGCTTCGGCTTCGCCCCGCTGAAGCTGCCGCCGGAGCTGGACTTCGCGGGCATGTTCCACGGGGTCGACGAGCGGGTGCCGGTGGACGGTCTGCGGTTCGGCGTGCGCGTGCTCGACCGGTTCATCGACGCCTCCTGA
- a CDS encoding phosphoribosyltransferase, with amino-acid sequence MLFTDRAAAGRHLGDRLAALAGRPDVVVLGLPRGGVPVAAAVARALDAPLDLCLVRKLGVPAQPELAMGAIGEDGVRVVDDTVVREVGVPPAALERVAEREQRELLRRAARYRGDRPALPVAGRTVVLVDDGVATGSTARAACRTVRARGAARTVLAVPVAPPDWTRRLAGEADELVALETPSGFFAVGQFYTDFAQLDDEDVIACLREAASGDRTERTGEPGETAEEAEAEAGAEVEAEAEVEAEVEVEAGPVRLAGHLTIPAAPAGLVVFAHGSGSGRHSPRNRYVAAGLHRARLGTLLFDLLTEEEAGERGNVFDTALLAARLTAATAWLRRRPDTRNLPLGCFGASTGAAAALRAAAEPGTDIAAVVSRGGRPDLAGPALPAVTAPTLLIVGGADPQVLDLNRQAQTHLTCENHLAVVPGATHLFEEPGTLDQATDLSRTWFTTHLPPPTAPENAKDPR; translated from the coding sequence GTGCTCTTCACGGATCGTGCGGCGGCGGGCAGGCACCTCGGCGACCGGCTGGCCGCGCTCGCCGGGCGGCCGGACGTCGTGGTGCTCGGCCTGCCGCGCGGCGGCGTCCCGGTCGCCGCCGCGGTGGCCAGGGCGCTCGACGCCCCGCTGGACCTCTGCCTGGTACGGAAACTCGGCGTGCCCGCACAGCCCGAGCTGGCCATGGGTGCGATCGGCGAGGACGGCGTGCGGGTCGTGGACGACACGGTGGTGCGCGAGGTGGGCGTACCGCCGGCGGCGCTGGAGCGCGTGGCGGAGCGCGAGCAGCGCGAACTGCTCCGCCGGGCCGCCCGCTACCGCGGCGACCGGCCCGCGCTCCCCGTCGCCGGGCGGACCGTCGTGCTGGTCGACGACGGGGTGGCCACCGGTTCGACCGCGCGGGCGGCCTGCCGGACGGTACGGGCCAGGGGCGCCGCGCGCACCGTGCTCGCGGTGCCGGTCGCCCCGCCGGACTGGACCCGGCGCCTGGCGGGCGAGGCCGACGAACTGGTCGCTCTGGAGACCCCGTCGGGCTTCTTCGCCGTCGGCCAGTTCTACACCGACTTCGCCCAGCTCGACGACGAGGACGTCATCGCCTGCCTGCGCGAGGCGGCTTCCGGCGACCGGACGGAGCGGACCGGGGAGCCGGGGGAGACCGCCGAGGAGGCCGAGGCCGAGGCCGGGGCGGAAGTGGAGGCTGAGGCGGAAGTGGAGGCTGAGGTGGAGGTCGAGGCGGGCCCGGTCCGGCTGGCCGGACACCTGACGATCCCCGCCGCCCCGGCCGGCCTCGTGGTCTTCGCGCACGGCAGCGGCAGCGGCAGGCACAGCCCGCGCAACCGGTACGTCGCCGCCGGGCTGCACCGCGCCCGGCTCGGCACCCTGCTGTTCGACCTGCTCACGGAGGAGGAGGCGGGCGAACGCGGCAACGTCTTCGACACCGCCCTGCTGGCCGCCCGCCTCACCGCCGCCACGGCCTGGCTGCGGCGCCGCCCGGACACCCGGAACCTCCCCCTCGGCTGCTTCGGCGCCAGCACCGGAGCAGCCGCCGCGCTGCGGGCCGCCGCGGAGCCGGGGACGGACATCGCCGCCGTCGTCTCCCGCGGCGGCCGCCCCGACCTCGCCGGCCCCGCCCTGCCCGCCGTGACCGCCCCCACCCTGCTGATCGTCGGCGGCGCCGATCCCCAGGTCCTGGACCTCAACCGCCAGGCCCAGACCCACCTGACCTGCGAGAACCACCTCGCCGTCGTCCCCGGCGCCACCCACCTCTTCGAGGAACCCGGCACCCTGGACCAGGCCACGGACCTGTCCCGCACCTGGTTCACGACCCACCTGCCGCCGCCCACCGCACCCGAAAACGCGAAAGACCCCAGATGA
- a CDS encoding dsRBD fold-containing protein: protein MTRPVDTSRPASVKEWRLNLYLSEHDPDTTARIVLDTGDNVLESCAEARRSPYDPEVPEIGDELAAGRALIALGRELMRAAAGDIEAVGAPEATSSAPLWTSGE from the coding sequence ATGACGCGACCCGTCGACACCAGCCGGCCTGCGTCCGTCAAGGAATGGCGGCTGAACCTGTACCTGTCCGAACACGACCCGGACACCACCGCCCGGATCGTCCTGGACACCGGCGACAACGTCCTGGAGAGCTGCGCGGAGGCCCGCCGCAGCCCCTACGACCCCGAGGTGCCCGAGATAGGCGACGAACTCGCCGCCGGCCGGGCCCTGATCGCGCTGGGCCGCGAACTGATGCGCGCCGCCGCGGGCGACATCGAGGCGGTCGGGGCGCCCGAGGCGACATCGTCCGCCCCGCTGTGGACCTCCGGGGAGTAG
- a CDS encoding YchJ family protein, with protein MTTRSCPCGLTGPYEKCCGRLHSGAAAAPSAEALMRSRYSAFVRRDAGYLLRTWHPRTRPELLELDPGMRWTGLEILDTADGSAFHATGTVTFRASYRGGSLHERSRFERVDGAWVYVDGDFLA; from the coding sequence ATGACCACGCGTTCCTGCCCGTGCGGGCTGACCGGGCCGTACGAGAAGTGCTGCGGCCGTCTCCACTCCGGCGCGGCCGCCGCTCCGAGCGCCGAGGCGCTGATGCGGTCGCGGTACAGCGCCTTCGTGCGCCGGGACGCGGGGTATCTGCTGCGGACCTGGCACCCGCGGACCAGGCCGGAGCTTCTGGAACTGGATCCGGGGATGCGCTGGACGGGCCTGGAGATCCTGGACACGGCGGACGGCTCCGCCTTCCACGCCACCGGGACGGTGACGTTCCGGGCGTCCTACCGGGGCGGGTCACTGCACGAGCGCAGCCGCTTCGAGCGGGTGGACGGGGCCTGGGTGTACGTGGACGGCGACTTCCTGGCGTAG
- a CDS encoding FadR/GntR family transcriptional regulator — MSTPGRGLHGRVLDTLGPAITAGEYPPGSVLRTDELAQRFDVSRSVMREAVRVLESMHLVASRRRVGVTVRPQHEWNVYDPQVIRWRLAGADRPRQLRSLTVLRSAVEPVAAGLAARYADAEQCAELTECALGMVANSRGHRLEQYLFHDMAFHRVILTASGNEMFARLGDVVAEVLTGRTHHEVMFEDPDPAAVTLHVQVAEAVRARDAERAERLTREITVGALQELDVLAP, encoded by the coding sequence ATGAGCACACCGGGCCGGGGGCTGCACGGCCGCGTACTGGACACCCTCGGCCCCGCGATCACCGCGGGTGAGTACCCCCCGGGCAGTGTCCTGCGCACCGATGAACTGGCACAGCGTTTCGACGTCTCACGCTCCGTGATGCGCGAGGCGGTACGCGTCCTGGAGTCCATGCACCTGGTCGCCTCCCGCCGCCGCGTCGGCGTGACCGTACGCCCGCAGCACGAGTGGAACGTCTACGATCCCCAGGTCATCCGCTGGCGGCTGGCCGGCGCCGACCGGCCGCGCCAACTGCGCTCCCTGACCGTGCTGCGCTCGGCGGTCGAACCGGTCGCGGCCGGACTCGCCGCCCGGTACGCCGACGCCGAGCAGTGCGCCGAACTCACCGAGTGCGCCCTCGGCATGGTCGCCAACTCACGCGGCCACCGGCTGGAGCAGTACCTGTTCCACGACATGGCCTTCCACCGCGTCATCCTCACCGCCTCGGGCAACGAGATGTTCGCGCGCCTGGGCGACGTCGTCGCCGAGGTCCTCACCGGCCGCACCCACCACGAGGTCATGTTCGAGGACCCCGACCCCGCCGCCGTCACCCTGCATGTCCAGGTCGCCGAGGCCGTCCGCGCCCGCGACGCCGAACGCGCCGAGCGGCTGACCCGGGAGATCACGGTCGGCGCCCTCCAGGAACTGGACGTCCTGGCGCCGTAG
- a CDS encoding gluconokinase, with protein sequence MRTPHVVVVMGVAGTGKTTIGPLLAGRLGVPYAEGDDFHPQANIDKMAAGIPLGDEDRRPWLDAIGAWAHGRAGLGGVVSSSALKRAYRDRLRAAAPGVVFVHLTGDRELIEDRMAQRQGHFMPTALLDSQFATLQPLEADERGVAVDVSGTPEQIAARAVAALDGLDGAAPDATAPGGPASR encoded by the coding sequence ATGCGCACCCCCCACGTCGTCGTGGTGATGGGCGTCGCCGGTACGGGCAAGACCACCATCGGTCCCCTGCTCGCGGGCCGGCTCGGCGTCCCGTACGCCGAGGGCGACGACTTCCACCCACAGGCCAACATCGACAAGATGGCGGCCGGGATCCCGCTCGGCGACGAGGACCGCCGGCCCTGGCTCGACGCCATCGGCGCCTGGGCGCACGGGCGGGCCGGGCTCGGCGGGGTGGTGAGCAGCTCGGCCCTGAAGCGGGCCTACCGCGACCGGCTCAGGGCGGCGGCCCCCGGGGTCGTCTTCGTGCATCTGACCGGTGACCGCGAGCTCATCGAGGACCGGATGGCGCAGCGCCAGGGGCACTTCATGCCGACCGCGCTGCTGGACTCGCAGTTCGCCACGCTCCAGCCGCTGGAGGCGGACGAGCGCGGTGTCGCGGTGGACGTCTCGGGTACGCCCGAGCAGATCGCCGCGCGCGCCGTGGCCGCCCTGGACGGCCTCGACGGTGCCGCGCCGGACGCCACCGCGCCCGGCGGTCCGGCCTCGCGCTGA
- a CDS encoding GntP family permease codes for MTRLSVEMLAADAPPAITSAGHAQLGIAVLAGIAVIVLLITRFKLHAFLSLTIGSLVLGAVAGAPLDKAITSFTSGLGSTVAGVGVLIALGAVLGKLLADSGGADQVVDTILARAKGRAMPWAMVLIASVIGLPLFFEVGIVLLIPVVLMVAKRGNYSLMRIGVPALAGLSVMHGLIPPHPGPLVAIDAVKANLGVTLALGIVVAVPTVIIAGPLFSKVAARWVDVPAPDRMLPERASEKLEHRPGFGATLATVLLPVVLMLAKALVDIVVDDGTNMTQRVFDVIGSPLIALLAAVIVGMFTLGRPAGFTRERINSTVEKGLMPIAGILLIVGAGGGFKQTLIDCGVGQMILDISKDWSIPALLLAWLIAVAIRLATGSATVATVSAAGLVAPLAADMSTAHTALLVLAIGAGSLFFSHVNDAGFWLVKEYFGLSVGQTVKTWSLMETIISVVAGALVLLLSLIV; via the coding sequence GTGACCAGACTCAGCGTCGAGATGCTGGCAGCGGACGCGCCCCCGGCGATCACCTCGGCCGGACACGCCCAGCTGGGCATCGCCGTCCTGGCGGGCATCGCCGTCATCGTCCTGCTCATCACCCGGTTCAAACTGCACGCCTTCCTGTCGCTGACCATCGGCTCGCTGGTGCTCGGCGCGGTCGCGGGCGCGCCGCTGGACAAGGCGATCACCAGCTTCACCAGCGGACTCGGTTCGACGGTCGCCGGTGTCGGCGTGCTGATCGCGCTGGGCGCGGTGCTCGGCAAGCTGCTCGCCGACTCGGGCGGCGCCGACCAGGTGGTGGACACGATCCTGGCGAGGGCCAAGGGCCGGGCGATGCCCTGGGCCATGGTGCTGATCGCCTCGGTGATCGGGCTGCCGCTGTTCTTCGAGGTCGGCATCGTGCTGCTGATCCCGGTGGTGCTGATGGTGGCCAAGCGCGGCAACTACTCGCTGATGCGGATCGGCGTCCCGGCCCTGGCCGGTCTGTCCGTGATGCACGGTCTGATCCCACCGCACCCCGGTCCGCTGGTCGCGATCGACGCGGTCAAGGCCAACCTGGGCGTGACGCTGGCGCTGGGCATCGTCGTCGCCGTGCCGACCGTGATCATCGCCGGTCCGCTGTTCTCCAAGGTGGCGGCCCGCTGGGTGGACGTGCCCGCGCCCGACCGCATGCTCCCGGAACGCGCCTCGGAGAAGCTGGAGCACCGGCCGGGCTTCGGCGCCACGCTCGCCACGGTGCTGCTGCCGGTCGTGCTGATGCTGGCCAAGGCCCTGGTGGACATCGTCGTCGACGACGGCACGAACATGACCCAGCGGGTCTTCGACGTCATCGGCTCCCCGCTGATCGCGCTGCTGGCCGCCGTGATCGTCGGCATGTTCACCCTGGGCCGCCCCGCGGGCTTCACCAGGGAGCGGATCAACTCCACCGTGGAGAAGGGCCTGATGCCCATCGCGGGCATCCTGCTCATCGTCGGCGCCGGCGGCGGCTTCAAGCAGACGCTGATCGACTGCGGTGTGGGCCAGATGATCCTGGACATCTCCAAGGACTGGTCGATCCCTGCGCTGCTGCTGGCCTGGCTGATCGCGGTGGCCATCCGGCTGGCGACCGGCTCGGCGACCGTGGCGACCGTTTCGGCCGCCGGTCTGGTCGCGCCGCTGGCGGCCGACATGTCGACCGCGCACACGGCGCTGCTGGTGCTGGCGATCGGGGCCGGCTCGCTGTTCTTCAGCCATGTCAACGACGCCGGGTTCTGGCTGGTGAAGGAGTACTTCGGGCTGAGCGTCGGGCAGACGGTCAAGACCTGGTCGCTGATGGAGACGATCATCTCCGTGGTGGCCGGTGCGCTGGTCCTGCTGCTGTCGCTGATCGTCTAG
- a CDS encoding APC family permease produces the protein MTTGSSNPSRPTADGGGISTFKGPERALRADRLGTGGLLLSVLAATAPLMVVAGVMPTTFAVMGIVGQPLLFVILGVVLVLFSLGYAEMSRHVHNAGAFYAYISRGLGGTAGASAALVALVAYNALQAGIYGIFGFEVSNLFATYADLTVAWWIPALAAVALVGALGWLKIDVNARVLGVLLVIEVVLVVVFDVAAVGDPGPAGLSLHAFDPDTLSGAGIGTALCFCIAAFLGFEQAPVYAEETSRPHILVPRVMFLAVAGVAVFFALSSWALTVATGPSAIVGTAREESAGLLFSLTGSRLGGTFTDVLHVLFVTGMFAAMLSFHNVVARYAFAMGREGLLPPVFGRTSSASGAPATGSLSQTVFSLLIVVAFAVTDDRPAGDPTAPVLHLFTWGGNIGALGVILLMAAASLSVIVFFVRRGAARTQGWRLVTSALAGLALLVIALYTVKDFDVLVGTGPGSALSRILPGIIGLAAVVGLVQGSVLRARRPETHARIGLGNEAFQLEKAAGSAP, from the coding sequence ATGACGACGGGCAGTTCGAACCCGAGCAGGCCGACCGCCGACGGCGGCGGCATCAGCACCTTCAAGGGCCCGGAACGCGCCCTGCGCGCCGACCGGCTCGGCACGGGCGGCCTGCTGCTGTCCGTGCTGGCCGCGACCGCCCCGCTGATGGTGGTCGCCGGGGTCATGCCCACCACCTTCGCGGTCATGGGCATCGTCGGGCAGCCACTGCTCTTCGTGATCCTCGGCGTGGTGCTGGTCCTCTTCAGCCTCGGGTACGCCGAGATGAGCCGCCACGTCCACAACGCGGGCGCCTTCTACGCCTACATCTCCCGGGGGCTGGGCGGCACCGCCGGGGCGAGCGCGGCCCTCGTCGCCCTCGTCGCCTACAACGCCCTCCAGGCCGGCATCTACGGCATCTTCGGCTTCGAGGTGTCCAACCTGTTCGCCACCTACGCCGACCTCACCGTCGCCTGGTGGATCCCGGCGCTCGCGGCCGTCGCCCTGGTCGGCGCGCTCGGCTGGCTGAAGATCGACGTCAACGCGCGCGTGCTCGGCGTGCTGCTGGTGATCGAGGTCGTGCTGGTCGTCGTCTTCGACGTGGCCGCCGTGGGCGACCCGGGCCCGGCCGGTCTGTCCCTGCACGCGTTCGACCCGGACACCCTGTCGGGCGCGGGCATCGGCACCGCGCTGTGCTTCTGCATCGCCGCCTTCCTCGGCTTCGAGCAGGCACCCGTCTACGCCGAGGAGACCAGCCGCCCGCACATCCTGGTGCCCCGCGTGATGTTCCTCGCGGTCGCCGGGGTCGCCGTCTTCTTCGCGCTCAGCAGCTGGGCGCTGACCGTCGCCACCGGCCCCTCGGCGATCGTCGGCACCGCCCGCGAGGAGAGCGCCGGGCTGCTGTTCTCGCTCACCGGGTCCCGGCTCGGCGGCACCTTCACCGACGTCCTGCACGTCCTGTTCGTGACGGGCATGTTCGCGGCGATGCTCAGCTTCCACAACGTCGTCGCCCGCTACGCCTTCGCCATGGGCCGCGAGGGGCTGCTGCCCCCGGTCTTCGGCCGCACCTCCAGCGCCAGCGGGGCACCGGCCACCGGCTCCCTGTCGCAGACCGTCTTCTCGCTGCTGATCGTGGTCGCCTTCGCGGTCACCGACGACAGACCGGCCGGCGACCCGACCGCCCCCGTCCTGCACCTGTTCACCTGGGGCGGCAACATCGGCGCGCTCGGCGTGATCCTCCTGATGGCGGCCGCCTCGCTGTCGGTGATCGTCTTCTTCGTACGGCGCGGCGCCGCGCGCACCCAGGGCTGGCGGCTGGTCACCTCCGCCCTGGCCGGACTCGCCCTGCTGGTGATCGCCCTCTACACGGTGAAGGACTTCGACGTCCTGGTCGGCACGGGCCCCGGCTCGGCCCTGAGCCGGATCCTGCCCGGCATCATCGGCCTCGCCGCGGTCGTCGGCCTGGTCCAGGGCTCCGTGCTGCGCGCCCGCAGACCCGAAACCCACGCCCGCATCGGCCTGGGCAACGAGGCGTTCCAGCTGGAGAAGGCGGCCGGGTCGGCACCGTGA
- a CDS encoding DMT family transporter has product MSVLVLTLAVSAACCLGFGFVLQQNAAQRAPLSDFLSPRLLLDLMRVPRWLGGLGLMVLGMVLGAVALGHGEISLVEPLLATNLLFALALSRCQTRQPLGRQGWLGLALLAGGVTAFILAGRPRAGSAVTDPLRHWLIIGTMVGLALLLTTYAKRSRLSWGPVLLAVAAGLLYGVQDALTRVSGQRFSAGGWSELFTGWQPYGLLVIGVTGLILVQSAFETAPLRMSLPALTAAEPLAGIACGVGFLGDRLRTDVAALTGEAAGLAAIVAGIVLLGLHPAMPCGASVPEQKRKLQPR; this is encoded by the coding sequence GTGTCGGTTCTGGTTCTGACTCTCGCCGTGAGCGCCGCGTGCTGCCTGGGCTTCGGCTTCGTCCTCCAGCAGAACGCCGCCCAGCGCGCTCCGCTCAGCGACTTCCTCTCGCCCCGGCTGCTGCTGGACCTGATGAGGGTGCCGCGCTGGCTGGGCGGGCTCGGACTGATGGTGCTCGGCATGGTGCTCGGCGCCGTCGCCCTGGGCCACGGCGAGATCTCCCTGGTGGAACCGCTGCTGGCCACCAATCTGCTGTTCGCCCTGGCGCTGTCGCGCTGCCAGACCCGGCAGCCGCTGGGCCGCCAGGGCTGGCTGGGGCTCGCGCTGCTGGCGGGCGGTGTGACGGCGTTCATCCTGGCGGGCCGGCCCCGGGCGGGCAGCGCGGTCACCGATCCGCTGCGGCACTGGCTGATCATCGGGACCATGGTCGGCCTCGCGCTGCTGCTGACCACCTACGCCAAGCGTTCCCGGCTCAGCTGGGGGCCGGTGCTGCTCGCGGTGGCCGCGGGGCTGCTGTACGGCGTGCAGGACGCGCTCACCCGGGTGAGCGGGCAGCGCTTCTCGGCGGGCGGCTGGTCGGAGCTGTTCACCGGCTGGCAGCCGTACGGACTGCTGGTCATCGGCGTCACCGGGCTGATCCTGGTGCAGAGCGCCTTCGAGACGGCGCCGCTGCGCATGTCGCTGCCCGCGCTCACCGCGGCCGAACCGCTGGCCGGGATCGCCTGCGGGGTCGGCTTCCTCGGCGACCGCCTGCGCACCGACGTCGCCGCGCTGACCGGGGAGGCGGCGGGCCTGGCGGCGATCGTGGCGGGCATCGTGCTGCTCGGCCTGCATCCGGCGATGCCGTGCGGCGCCTCGGTGCCCGAGCAGAAGCGGAAGCTCCAGCCGCGCTGA
- a CDS encoding NUDIX hydrolase, translating into MSAAEEILDIVDADDRVVGQAPRGEVYARGLRHRCVFVEARDAGGRLFVHRRTASKLVFPSLYDLFVGGVVGAGESYDDAALREAEEELGVTGLPRPEHLFTFLYDDGAGHSWWSAVYRVRCELPVRPQAEEVAWHGFLSEDEVGRRLGEWEWVPDGLAAYERLRAYRAAG; encoded by the coding sequence ATGAGCGCTGCGGAGGAGATCCTCGACATCGTCGACGCCGACGACCGCGTCGTCGGACAGGCACCCCGCGGGGAGGTGTACGCCCGCGGGCTGCGGCACCGCTGCGTCTTCGTGGAGGCGCGGGACGCCGGGGGGCGGCTCTTCGTCCACCGCCGCACCGCGTCCAAGCTGGTCTTCCCGTCCCTGTACGACCTGTTCGTGGGCGGTGTCGTCGGCGCCGGGGAGAGCTACGACGACGCGGCCCTGCGCGAGGCCGAGGAGGAGCTGGGGGTGACGGGGCTGCCGCGCCCCGAGCATCTGTTCACGTTCCTGTACGACGACGGCGCCGGGCACAGCTGGTGGTCGGCGGTGTACCGGGTGCGCTGCGAGCTGCCGGTGCGCCCGCAGGCCGAGGAGGTCGCCTGGCACGGCTTCCTGTCCGAGGACGAGGTCGGGCGGCGGCTCGGCGAGTGGGAGTGGGTGCCGGACGGCCTCGCCGCGTACGAGCGGCTGCGGGCGTACCGGGCGGCAGGATGA